The Bacteroidota bacterium genome contains the following window.
ACATTATTAAAAATCCCTTCCCTGATAGCTTTTAGTTCAGGCGATTGTGGCATATGAACTCCGCCACCGAGAAACGACATATTCGGCTCTACATGAAGATAATATCCGGCAAAACCGCTTTTTTTCCCACCTCTAACTATATAGGCTCCAAAATTTGGTTTATATGGAGTTTTGTCTTTCGAAAATCTGACATCCTTAAAAATTCTGAAAATACAGTCTTTTGCTACAACATTCTCAATATCGCTGTCAAATATTGAAATTTCACTTATTAAAGAATTAACAAGTGTTTCAAATTCGGTCTTTGCAAAATTGTATTTTTCTTTATTTGCATGAAACCATTCTCTGTTATTATTATTTTTTATTCCTTCAAGGAACTCAAATATTTCTTTTTTTATCATAATTTTGTCAATTAATTTTTTGTAAATTTACTAAATGCAAATATAAAGCAACCGCAAAATTAACCAAACGTCATTGATATATGAAAAAAATTGCTGCGATTGTTGCAGGTGGTAGCGGAATTAGAATGCAGAGTAAAATTCCGAAACAATTTTTACTACTATGCGGGAAACCTGTTTTAATGCACACAATTTCAAGATTTTTTCAGTACGATAATAAAATTGAAATTCTTGTTGTTTTACCTGAAAATCAATTTGAAAGATGGAATAGTTTATGTTCGGAATTTAATTTTGACATAAAACATAAGCTCATTTCTGGCGGAACAGAAAGGTTTTTTTCGGTAAAAAATGCTCTTTCAAATATTGAAATTAATGGCCTTGTTGCTGTACACGATGGAGTTCGTCCACTTGTTAATGTCAAAACTATTAAAAATTGTTTCGATTCGGCAGAAAAAATGAATAGCGGGATTCCAGTAGTTGACATCAAAGAATCTATCAGATTTGTTGATGGAGATAGAAATTTTTCGGTAAATAGAGAAAATTACAAGACGGTTCAAACTCCTCAAGTATTTAATCTCAAATTACTGAAAGAAGCATATTTACAAAAATATGAAAGCAGTTTTACGGACGATGCCCGTGTTTTTGAAGCTGCCGGAAATTCAATTTGTTTAGTTCAGGGAAATATTGAGAATATAAAAATAACAGATAGTTTTGATTTAGAAACTGCTGAAAAAATTATGAATTTTTTGTCATATCAATAATATTAATGTAATTTCGTATAATTTTAATTTAAAAAACTTTTAGTTATGAAAAAAGTATTAAGTGTTTTGTTAATGGTAGTTTTTGTATTTGGCTTATCAAGCAACATTTTTTCTCAAAATAATAAGGTTGCAAAAAAAGATGTTATAAAATTAACGCAATATTCGCAACATGAGCTACATAATAGGTCATTTGTTTTTTTCAATACTTTTATTGAAGAAGAGCAAAATACATTTATTAAAAAGGATGTTGATGAAGATTGGATAGTTGGGTTTTTCACAACAAAACTTGATAATGTTGCTGAAGAAATTAAGTATAAAGTTACCGTAAATGTTCGCGAAGGCGAGTACGATTACAACTTTACTGAGGTAATAATGCCAGAAGGAGCAAAAAATGAGGTTGACAAATTTTTCAAAAGAGTTGGTGAAGTTTTAGAAAAAACAATGATTACTAAAGAACCTCAAAAGTTATAATTTTAGTTCTATTAATTCATAAGAACTTTTAAAAAGACCTGCATAAATGCAGGTCTTTTTTTGTTTGTACAATCTAAAAATCTACTTCCCAGAAGTTTGACAATTCTGAAAATAGCATGAATGGCATATATTTAACCTATAGATTGCTAATAATTTTATCATTCAAATAATTTGCAAACTGATAAAGTTTCTGCTCTTCAAAACTATCTGCATAAATCTGAATTCCAAAGGGTGAACCATTCGAATGCTTTCCAAGCGGAATCGAAATTGCAGGAACTCCGGACAAATTTGCCTGAACATTAAAAATATCCTCTAAATACATTGAAGTGGCATCTCGAAATTTTTCACCAAAACTAAAAGCAGTTGTTGGCGTAGTTGGCAGAATTATAAAATCGTAATCCATAAAGATTTTTTTTGTTTCATCAAAAATCAATCGGCGAATTTTTTGAGCTTTTTTGTAAAAATCATCTTCAACATTTTCGCTCAAAACATAAGTTCCTGCCATAATTCTACGCTTCACTTCGCTCCCAAAAGCTTGCGATCTTGTTTCTGAAATTTGTGAAAAATAGTCTTCCATCGAAGAAGCTCTATAGGCGTATTTAATTCCATCGTATCTTGCCAAATTCGACGATGCTTCCGCTGTAGTCAAAACATAATAGCAAGGAACTAAATAATCTGCCAACTCAAATTTCTTAGAGTTCACCATATGACCACAGTTTTTGAGAGTGCTAATTGTTTCAAGAAATTTGCTTTTAATCTCTAAATCTAATTTTTC
Protein-coding sequences here:
- a CDS encoding DUF2461 domain-containing protein translates to MIKKEIFEFLEGIKNNNNREWFHANKEKYNFAKTEFETLVNSLISEISIFDSDIENVVAKDCIFRIFKDVRFSKDKTPYKPNFGAYIVRGGKKSGFAGYYLHVEPNMSFLGGGVHMPQSPELKAIREGIFNNVVEFKKIIANKNFSKHFKEFYGEKLKNPPRGFSKEFPDIELLKYKSYIVVHELSDEEILGKSFEKIALDVFKLMKPFNDFINRAIS
- a CDS encoding 2-C-methyl-D-erythritol 4-phosphate cytidylyltransferase; the protein is MKKIAAIVAGGSGIRMQSKIPKQFLLLCGKPVLMHTISRFFQYDNKIEILVVLPENQFERWNSLCSEFNFDIKHKLISGGTERFFSVKNALSNIEINGLVAVHDGVRPLVNVKTIKNCFDSAEKMNSGIPVVDIKESIRFVDGDRNFSVNRENYKTVQTPQVFNLKLLKEAYLQKYESSFTDDARVFEAAGNSICLVQGNIENIKITDSFDLETAEKIMNFLSYQ